One segment of Agrococcus sp. ProA11 DNA contains the following:
- the dhaM gene encoding dihydroxyacetone kinase phosphoryl donor subunit DhaM: MTVGLVIVSHSAKIAEGVVELAAQMAPSVAIVAAGGTDDGGIGTSFDKVQAAFATADSGSGIVVLCDLGSAVLTTETALDFAEDAERIRIADAPIVEGAVAAAVAAESGAGLDEVLAAAEDQAPSAAAQGADAADGDASTESTAAADDGSVLDIELQNEHGLHARPAAELVRTASAYDARVTVNGVDAKSMLRVLALGLGKGDTVRFEATGAQAGEALAAIEALAADGFGE; encoded by the coding sequence ATGACGGTCGGTCTCGTGATCGTCTCGCACTCGGCGAAGATCGCCGAGGGAGTCGTGGAGCTCGCCGCGCAGATGGCGCCGTCGGTCGCGATCGTGGCCGCCGGCGGCACCGATGACGGCGGGATCGGCACGAGCTTCGACAAGGTGCAGGCCGCGTTCGCGACCGCCGACAGCGGTTCGGGCATCGTGGTGCTGTGCGATCTGGGCTCGGCAGTGCTGACCACCGAGACCGCGCTCGACTTCGCGGAGGATGCCGAGCGGATCAGGATCGCGGACGCGCCGATCGTCGAGGGTGCGGTCGCGGCGGCCGTCGCCGCCGAATCCGGAGCCGGTCTGGACGAGGTGCTCGCGGCTGCGGAGGATCAGGCGCCGTCGGCTGCCGCGCAAGGCGCGGACGCAGCCGACGGCGACGCGTCGACGGAGTCCACGGCCGCCGCCGACGACGGCTCGGTGCTGGACATCGAGCTGCAGAACGAGCACGGGCTGCACGCGCGGCCCGCGGCCGAACTCGTGCGCACGGCGAGCGCCTACGACGCGCGGGTGACCGTCAATGGCGTGGACGCGAAGAGCATGCTCCGGGTGCTCGCGCTGGGCCTCGGCAAGGGCGACACCGTGCGATTCGAGGCCACCGGCGCGCAGGCCGGGGAGGCGCTTGCCGCGATCGAAGCACTCGCCGCGGACGGCTTCGGCGAGTAG
- the dhaL gene encoding dihydroxyacetone kinase subunit DhaL — protein MSGLDGAWTRRWIEAIAAQVATRKSELTALDRAIGDGDHGENLDRGFQAVLGKLDGLDADATPGAVLKLVATTLISTVGGAAGPLYGTAFLKGAMAAGDREQLDAAALVEVLGAARDGIVARGKAEPNDKTMVDAWSPAVEAAAGAGDDVRAVLDAAAAAAERGAVATEPLVAHKGRASYLGERAVGHRDPGAESSALVLRAAADTP, from the coding sequence TTGAGCGGCCTCGACGGCGCCTGGACGCGACGTTGGATCGAGGCGATCGCGGCGCAGGTCGCCACGCGCAAGAGCGAGCTGACCGCACTCGATCGGGCCATCGGTGACGGCGATCACGGAGAGAACCTCGATCGCGGCTTCCAGGCGGTGCTCGGCAAGCTCGACGGCTTGGACGCCGACGCGACGCCGGGCGCAGTGCTGAAGCTCGTGGCGACGACCCTGATCTCCACGGTGGGAGGTGCGGCCGGGCCGCTGTATGGCACCGCCTTCCTGAAGGGTGCGATGGCCGCCGGCGATCGCGAGCAGCTGGACGCAGCCGCACTGGTCGAGGTGCTCGGCGCGGCGCGCGACGGCATCGTCGCCCGCGGCAAGGCAGAGCCGAACGACAAGACGATGGTGGATGCGTGGAGCCCGGCGGTCGAGGCCGCCGCGGGCGCGGGCGACGACGTGCGCGCGGTGCTGGATGCCGCGGCCGCGGCCGCCGAGCGCGGCGCAGTCGCGACCGAGCCGCTGGTGGCGCACAAGGGGCGCGCCTCCTACCTGGGGGAGCGAGCCGTCGGCCACCGCGACCCAGGCGCAGAGTCGTCGGCGCTCGTGCTGCGCGCTGCGGCGGACACGCCATGA
- the dhaK gene encoding dihydroxyacetone kinase subunit DhaK produces MKKLINDPAKTVDEGVAGFAAAHPDLVRVVVDPPFVVVRADAPIPGKVGLVSGGGSGHEPLHAGFVGYGMLDAAVPGAMFTSPTPDPILEATKQVDAGAGVLHIVKNYTGDVLNFETAADLALAEGIEVQSVIVDDDVAVKDSLYTAGRRGVAGTLLVEKLAGAAAERGDSLDQVAQIARRVNSQVRSMGLALAPCTVPHAGEPSFELADDEVEIGIGIHGEPGRERIALESADRLVDRLMEPILEDLPFATDDRVVLLVNGMGGTPQSELYIVFRRAAEMLAERGITLARSLVGSYVTSLEMQGVSITLLKVDDELLDLYDAPVQTAALRWGR; encoded by the coding sequence GTGAAGAAGCTCATCAATGACCCTGCGAAGACCGTCGACGAGGGCGTCGCCGGATTCGCAGCCGCCCACCCCGATCTCGTGCGCGTGGTCGTCGACCCGCCGTTCGTGGTCGTGCGCGCGGATGCGCCGATCCCGGGCAAGGTCGGTCTGGTCTCGGGCGGCGGCTCCGGGCACGAGCCGCTGCATGCGGGATTCGTCGGCTACGGCATGCTCGACGCGGCCGTGCCGGGCGCGATGTTCACCTCGCCCACGCCCGATCCGATCCTGGAGGCGACGAAGCAGGTCGATGCGGGCGCCGGCGTGCTGCACATCGTGAAGAACTACACCGGCGACGTGCTGAACTTCGAGACCGCCGCTGACCTCGCGCTCGCCGAGGGCATCGAGGTGCAGTCCGTCATCGTCGACGACGACGTCGCGGTGAAGGACTCGCTCTACACCGCGGGTCGTCGCGGCGTCGCCGGCACGCTGCTGGTGGAGAAGCTCGCTGGCGCCGCGGCCGAGCGCGGCGACAGCCTCGACCAGGTGGCGCAGATCGCGCGCCGCGTGAACAGCCAGGTGCGGTCGATGGGCCTCGCGCTCGCGCCCTGCACGGTGCCGCATGCGGGGGAGCCGAGCTTCGAGCTGGCGGACGACGAGGTCGAGATCGGCATCGGCATCCACGGCGAGCCGGGCCGAGAGCGCATCGCGCTGGAATCGGCCGACCGGCTGGTCGACCGGCTGATGGAGCCGATCCTCGAGGATCTGCCGTTCGCCACCGACGACCGCGTCGTGCTGCTCGTCAACGGCATGGGCGGCACGCCGCAGTCGGAGCTCTACATCGTCTTCCGTCGCGCGGCCGAGATGCTGGCCGAGCGCGGCATCACGCTCGCTCGCTCGCTGGTGGGCTCCTACGTGACCAGCCTGGAGATGCAGGGCGTGTCGATCACGCTGCTCAAGGTCGACGACGAGCTGCTCGACCTCTACGACGCCCCGGTGCAGACCGCGGCGCTGCGGTGGGGACGTTGA
- a CDS encoding MIP/aquaporin family protein, protein MNIGLVFLSELVGTAMLVLLGCGVVANVVLKGNKGFGGGFLMINFGWGLAVFSGVVVAIYSGAHINPAVTFGLMANTLSTGGDYNWAALPAYIGGQLIGAFIGAVLCWLAYKQHFDIEEDPAAKLGTFSTGPGIRHYGWNLVTEIIGTFVLVFVVIGFGAQGGVDEGVPAGLAALGALPVALLVVGIGASLGGPTGYAINPARDLGPRIAHAILPIQGKGSSDWSYAWVPVAGPIIGGVIAGLTAPVLIATLAAA, encoded by the coding sequence CTGAACATCGGTCTGGTATTCCTCTCCGAGCTGGTCGGCACCGCGATGCTCGTGCTCCTCGGCTGCGGCGTGGTCGCCAACGTCGTGCTGAAGGGCAACAAGGGCTTCGGTGGCGGCTTCCTGATGATCAACTTCGGATGGGGCCTCGCCGTCTTCTCCGGCGTCGTCGTCGCCATCTACTCCGGCGCGCACATCAACCCGGCCGTGACCTTCGGCCTGATGGCCAACACGCTCTCGACCGGCGGCGACTACAACTGGGCAGCGCTGCCCGCCTACATCGGCGGTCAACTGATCGGTGCCTTCATCGGTGCCGTGCTCTGCTGGCTGGCCTACAAGCAGCACTTCGACATCGAGGAGGACCCGGCAGCGAAGCTCGGAACCTTCTCGACCGGCCCCGGCATCCGCCACTACGGCTGGAACCTCGTCACCGAGATCATCGGCACCTTCGTGCTGGTGTTCGTCGTCATCGGCTTCGGCGCCCAGGGCGGCGTCGACGAGGGCGTGCCCGCTGGCCTCGCAGCGCTCGGCGCCCTGCCGGTGGCCCTGCTGGTCGTCGGCATCGGCGCCTCGCTCGGTGGCCCGACGGGCTACGCGATCAACCCGGCGCGCGACCTCGGCCCTCGCATCGCGCACGCGATCCTTCCCATCCAGGGCAAGGGCTCGAGCGACTGGAGCTACGCCTGGGTCCCGGTCGCTGGACCGATCATCGGCGGCGTGATCGCCGGCCTGACGGCTCCGGTGCTGATCGCGACGCTCGCCGCCGCCTGA
- the glpK gene encoding glycerol kinase GlpK codes for MNDYVIAIDQGTTSTRAILFDHSGSIVSSGQLEHEQIFPKAGWVEHDPKEIWNNTREVIGQALSKANVTRHNVKAVGITNQRETAVVWNKNTGEPVYNAIVWQDTRTQKIVDRLADGDTDRYKRQVGLPLATYFSGTKIVWILENVDGAREAAEAGDLLFGTTDTWVLWNLTGGVNGGVHATDVTNASRTLFMDLETTTWNDSILEDFGVPKSMLPEIKASSGEFGVASTDSLLRETPITGILGDQQAATFGQAAFDKGEAKNTYGTGNFLIFNTGTEIVHSKNGLLTTVGYKIGDEPTHYALEGSIAVTGSLIQWLRDNLGLIKDAPAVEDLAKTVDDNGGAYFVPAFSGLFAPYWRPDARGALVGMTRFVNKGHIARAALEATAFQTAEVVDAVNADSGVDLTELKVDGGMIANDTLMQFQADVLRVPVIRPVVAETTALGAAYAAGLAVGFWSSLDELRNNWQEDSRWEPQMEQEARDRTYRNWKKAVQKTLDWVDEDVD; via the coding sequence GTGAACGACTACGTCATCGCCATCGACCAGGGCACGACCTCGACTCGCGCCATCCTCTTCGACCATTCCGGCAGCATCGTCTCGAGCGGCCAGCTCGAGCACGAGCAGATCTTCCCGAAGGCCGGATGGGTCGAGCACGACCCCAAGGAGATCTGGAACAACACCCGCGAGGTCATCGGCCAGGCCCTCTCGAAGGCCAATGTCACGCGCCACAACGTGAAGGCCGTCGGCATCACGAACCAGCGCGAGACCGCCGTGGTCTGGAACAAGAACACGGGTGAGCCGGTCTACAACGCCATCGTGTGGCAGGACACCCGCACCCAGAAGATCGTCGACCGGCTGGCCGACGGCGACACCGACCGCTATAAGCGGCAGGTCGGCCTGCCGCTGGCCACGTACTTCTCCGGCACCAAGATCGTCTGGATCCTCGAGAACGTCGACGGCGCCCGCGAGGCCGCGGAGGCCGGCGATCTGCTCTTCGGCACCACCGACACCTGGGTGCTGTGGAACCTGACCGGCGGCGTGAACGGCGGCGTGCACGCGACCGACGTCACGAATGCGTCGCGCACGCTGTTCATGGACCTGGAGACGACCACCTGGAACGACTCGATCCTGGAGGACTTCGGCGTGCCGAAGTCGATGCTGCCGGAGATCAAGGCGTCCTCGGGTGAGTTCGGCGTCGCGTCCACCGACTCGCTGCTGCGCGAGACGCCCATCACGGGCATCCTCGGCGACCAGCAGGCCGCCACCTTCGGCCAGGCCGCCTTCGACAAGGGCGAGGCGAAGAACACCTACGGCACGGGCAACTTCCTGATCTTCAACACGGGCACGGAGATCGTGCACTCGAAGAACGGGCTGCTCACGACGGTCGGCTACAAGATCGGCGACGAGCCCACGCACTACGCGCTCGAGGGATCGATCGCCGTGACGGGCTCGCTCATCCAGTGGCTGCGCGACAACCTGGGCCTCATCAAGGACGCCCCGGCGGTGGAGGACCTCGCCAAGACGGTGGACGACAACGGCGGCGCGTACTTCGTGCCGGCCTTCTCGGGCCTCTTCGCGCCGTACTGGCGGCCTGATGCGCGTGGCGCCCTCGTGGGCATGACGCGGTTCGTCAACAAGGGACACATCGCGCGGGCAGCGCTCGAGGCGACGGCGTTCCAGACCGCCGAGGTCGTCGACGCCGTCAACGCCGACTCGGGCGTCGACCTGACGGAGCTGAAGGTCGACGGCGGCATGATCGCCAACGACACGCTGATGCAGTTCCAGGCCGACGTGCTGCGGGTGCCGGTCATCCGTCCCGTGGTCGCGGAGACGACGGCGCTCGGCGCGGCGTACGCCGCTGGCCTCGCGGTCGGCTTCTGGAGCTCGCTCGACGAGCTGCGCAACAACTGGCAGGAGGACAGCCGCTGGGAGCCGCAGATGGAGCAGGAGGCGCGTGACCGCACCTACCGCAACTGGAAGAAGGCAGTGCAGAAGACGCTGGACTGGGTCGA